A stretch of DNA from Paenibacillus albus:
GCGCTATAGCTGATCTGCTGAAGCATGGACGTACCCGTCTGATTGATCCGATCTATGGACGCCGAAGTATAATTCCGGTACAAGAGCGTGGACAATCCGAGAATCAATAAGGTAACTGTCAAAGTAAAGGTAAAAAGCAGCCTCGTATATAATCGTTTTAATTGCGAATTGCTCTGTATCGCCATTCCTATTTCTTCCCTTCAACGATGTCATTTTTCTGCATTTGTTTGTTCGACATGCCGGACCCGTTTCCTGTTACACGAATTTCCGGACCGTGCGAAATCGCATGAATACGCATGATTTTAGTGAAAAGTTCATTTTTTAATGTGCTTTAAAACTGAAATGTTGTAGGAAAATGCGCTTTTTTCGGTTTAATCCTGTCCGCACGGCTGATAGATTGATTACACAGACAATGAATACTGAATTGCATGAAGGAGTGGTAACATGAGTTCTCAATTACCGACGGTACCAACAACCGTCAAGGGCAAACCAAAGAAAACAAGTGCCTTTTCACCAATGGCTTTTTTCAAAGAAATCGGCAAGCACTGGACATTCTACACCATGATCTTGCCTGGGCTACTCTTTTTAATCATCTTCAACTACATGCCAATGTTCGGGGTAGTCATTGCGTTCAAGGACTATAATCCAATCGCAGGTGTATGGGGCAGCAAATGGAACGGCTTACAGAATTTCGAGTTCTTCTTCAAATCCGATGCGTTATGGCGAGTTACCTTTAACACGATCTTCTATAACTTGCTCATTATGGTCCTTGTGACCTCAATCGCTATCGTCTTCGCCATCCTACTGCAGGAAACCGGAGGGCGTTATCGCTCAGGCATCTATAAGAGCCTCATGCTGCTTCCGTTCTTCCTCTCCTGGATTGTCGGTGATTACATCGCTTACAGCTTGCTCAATCCAGATCAAGGGTTATTGAACCAGATTAGAGAGTTTTTCGGATACAGCGCGATCGATTGGTATGGCGAGCCTTCGCATTGGCGGATCATCATGCCTATCGCTTATCTGCTCAAGAGTGTGGGCTACTCATCTGTCGTATACGTCGCTGCGGTTACCGGTATTTCTTCCGATTATTATGAAGCCGCTGATATCGACGGCGCCAGCAAGCTGCAGAAGGCCAGATTTATTACCATTCCACTGCTGATGCCTGTCGTTATTATCCTGTCGCTGCTCTCGCTTGGAAAGATCTTCAATGGCGGACTTGGCGACTGGGGCGCATTCTTCACGCTGCCGCGGGAATCCGGAATTCTGTTCTCGACGACGGACGTTATCGATACGTATGTATTCCGCGCACTGAGAGGCGTGAGCGATATCGGCATGTCATCTGCGGTCGGCCTCTATCAAGCGGTGGTAGGACTCATCATGGTTCTCGCAACGAACTATCTCGTCAAGAAGTATGATCCCGAAAGCTCGTTATTCTAGTTTATACACCTGGGAGTGATTGAATTGCAAAGCACAGGATTCGCGTCTAAGCTCGTGGTTAACCTCATTTTCATCTTTTATAGTCTCTGTTGTATCCTTCCTGTCCTGCTTGTCTTATCCATTTCGTTCACAGACGAAAACTCGATTATGGCGGATGGCTACCATCTCATCCCAAAAGTATTCAGCACTTACGGTTATGAATATATACTTTCTGGCACCTCGACCATTCTGAATGCCTATAAGGTTACAATCTTCGTCACACTGGCCGGTGCGTTCTCTTCGCTGCTCGTGACTTCGTTAATCGCTTATGCCTTATCGCGAACCGAGGTCAAATATCGGGGTCAAATTTCGTTCCTTATTTTCTTTACCATTCTGTTCAATGGCGGCTTAGCTCCGTACTATATCCTGGTCACACGCTACCTTCATTTGAAGGACACGCTGTTGATCTTGATTCTTACGGCGCTTGTCTCGCCTGTAAACATTATGATCATGCGTAACTTCTTCAAGGATGTGCCTAGCTCCATCATTGAATCGGCGAGAATCGACGGGTCTGGCGAGTTCCGGACGTTCTTCCGAATCGTGCTCCCGGTGTCTACACCCGTGCTCGCGACAATCGGCTTGTTCTCGTCCGTTGCTTATTGGAACGACTGGTTCACATGCTCGCTGTTCATCGAGAATACCAAGCTGTACAACCTGCAATACTTGCTTCAAGCGCTCATGTCCAACCTTGATTACTTGTCCACCAATGCTGCCGCGTCAAAATCATTGGAGAACGCAATGGTTGTGCTGCCGGGGGAAAGCGCACGAATGGCGACTTGTATTCTGGCCATCGGTCCAATCATTTTGCTCTACCCGCTGCTGCAGAAGTACTTCGTAAAAGGTCTCACGCTTGGCGCAGTTAAATCATAATTAACATCATAATTATGCGCCATTCTCAGCAATTTATTATCTAACGGAAATGGTGCTTCAAGACTGACACGTATTCTAAATGAAAATATAGATAAGAAAAACGGCAGCCTCTCGATGGAGAAGTTGCCGTTTTATCATCATCAGAAAAATAATATTGGAGTTGATAACAATCATGAGCAAGTTTCTGAGAATCGGCACTTGTGTCGGAGGAGGAGACGCGGTACGCATTATTCCGCAGATAGTCGGGCATGGATTGCAGCAACTGAATCAGTCAAAAAAATAACCCGCTCGAAGGCGGGTTCAAGTCGTGCTATATACATTAAAGGGGGTCATTGGTTCTAAGTATACGTACTGAACCTTAACCCAGTCTGAAATTCAACTTATTCTAATATTAAAATGACGAACAACCTTCATTCTAGTTATAGCCATTTCTATGTATCTAAAAAGTCCTGATAAATCAAGAGTTTCTTGACTATCAGGACTGACTTCGTTGTGCAATTTTGGACATTATGTATCTAATACATAAACATGCACCTTGTTTTGCTAAAGTGTTGGCATCAAAAAACACGGTCGACATTGTCGATCGTCTTTTTTTTGGATTAGTAGGACCAGCTTTGGTCGTTAGCTAAAGATGCGTTTTTGGATTTCTTCCGCCACCACTTTTAAATCGCCGGCAACAGGATGAACGGCATCCAGTTTGCGGATACTAACGTCGACACTAAACTTTCATTGTGTATGGAGTGACATATGAAACAGGTTTGCACACATAATAATTTGATGCGAACTAACTATGGGGGAAGCCGCCATGGACGTACAGCGGATCGTGGACATTTTTCAAAGTTATCGTAAAGTTAATCAAACGTTCTTCCAGCTCCTGTCCAAGGCGGCAAACAAGCATAAACTGACCGCGCTTCAGTTCGTTGTACTGCGCGTGCTGCACGAGCATCCCGAAATCTGCCTCTCTGAGTTAGCGGAGAAGCTGAATCTCGGCAACAGTACAACGAGCGGAATTGTAGAGCCAATGGTTAAGACTGGCATCCTGAAACGCGAGCGCACCAAGTGGGACCGGAGGGCGATGGCATTGACGCTGACGAGTACGGGTCAAGAGCTTTGGCGCGAAACGGATGAAACGCGAATGAAAATGATGCTGCCGCTGCTGGACTTATCCGAGCAAGATTATCGTGAGCTCAGCAGGCTCCAGAAGGAAGTTTTGCGTCTTTTAAGTCAATCCAGGGAGGAAGCTTAAGCCATGACAACTATGGTATCCAATCAACTCCGCAAAGGGCCGATAATGGCATCCTTGCTCATCGCTGCTTTCGTGGCGCTATTAAGCCAAACCGTGCTCAACGTCGCCCTGCCGAAAATGATGGCGGATCTGAACGTGGGGGAAAGCACGATTCAATGGCTGTCCAACGGCTACATGCTGGTGAACGGCGTCCTCGTTCCGATCAGCGCATATTTGATCAACAGGTTTACCACTCGAAGGCTGTTCATGGTCGCTTCGATCTTATTTGCGATTGGCACTGTTATCTGCGCCATCTCCAATGATTTCAGCATTCTATTGACCGGTCGTCTTGTACAAGCGTGTGGTGCAGGCATCCTGATGCCGCTGATGACCATTGTCACCCTGACGATCTTCCCGGTCGAAGAGCGCGGAAAGGCAATGGGGCTGATGGGCGTCGCGATGATCTTCGCGCCGGCGGTCGGCCCAACACTTTCCGGCTGGGTCGTGGAACATTACGACTGGCATGTGCTGTTTTACATCGTATTGCCGCTTGCGATTATCGCCGTCATTTTCGGAGCATTCTCCATGAAGGACGTCATCAAGACTTCCCGTCCGAATCTCGACATCCTAAGCATCATCCTGTCTACCCTCGGTTTCGGCGGTCTATTATACGGCTTCAGTGAGGCGGGATCGGCAGGCTGGGACGCCACCGAGGTCATCGTTTGCTTAATTGTCGGCGCCATCGCACTGATTTTGTTTGTCGTCCGTTCTATCTTATTGAAGGCACCGCTGTTGGAGATGCGTGTCTTCAAATATTCGATGTTTGCACTGACGTCTCTAATTAATGCCATTATTACAATGGCAATGTACTCAGGCATGATTCTGCTGCCGATTTTCCTGCAGAACATCAGAAACTTCACACCGCTTGATTCGGGCTTGCTACTTCTCCCAGGTGCCATCCTCATGGGTATCATGTCGCCGATCACTGGCTTGGTGTTCGATAAAATCGGTGCACGCTGGCTGGCCGTCATTGGCCTCATCATTACGACCGTCACCACGTACGAGTTCGCCCATTTGGAAGCCGATACTACTTACGCGCATATGATGACCTTCTATACGCTGCGGATGTTCGGGATGTCTATGCTGATGATGCCGATCCAGACGGCCGGCCTTAATCAGCTGCCAGGCCGACTAAACGCGCACGGATCGGCCATGTCCCAAACATTACGGAACGTTTCCGGCGCGCTAGGTACTGCAATTCTCGTCACAATCATGACGAATAAAGCCGCGTCGCATGCGAAAGAGCTGATCATCTCGGGCCAAGTCGACCCGTCCGATAAAACAAAATTGGCCGATATTTCGCAACAGGCTACGATCTATGGCATTAACCAATCTTTTGTCGTCGCGACTTGGCTGACCGTAGCAGCACTTGTGCTCTCGTTCTTTATTCGGAAGGTGAGGCCAGCCGAGGAGCCTGTGCAAGCACCAGTCAAAATCCCTGCTGAACAGGAATCGGCTATAGAGGCGACGCCTGCAATGGCGTTTACTGAGAAGCGTGACCTCCAAGATCAACAAAACGCAGACGGAGAATTTCGAAGCGCGATCCGAGGGTTTCTTAATCCTCAACCTGAGAAAGACAATGAGCATTTTAATGATGACGAATATCGGATGGCGATCCGTCGCTTAAAAGGTACTACGACAGATGATGACCCTCAGGAACAAATGAACGATAAAACATACCGTGAGTCACTTAAGAAACTAACCGAATCCCAAGAAGACCACGATAGGAATAACGCTTAATTCCCCAAGATTTTCAACCCTGAGAGGAGCTTGAACGATGAAAATTTATATTGTTTACGATAGCGAAGCCGGTCACACCGAACAGCTTGCCCGTTCTATTTTTAGAGGAGCTGAAAGCATAGAAGGCGCAGAAGTTTTCATTAATCATGTCAAAAAGGCGAATGTCAAAGATCTCGAAGAAATGGATGCTATTATCTGGGGATGTCCCGGACACTTTGGCACCATCAGCTCTGGCATGAAAGAATGGATTGACAAGCTTGGTTTTTTATGGGCAAATGGGACACTGGTTGACAAAATCGGAGCTGTATTTTGCACAACAGCAACCATTCATGGCGGAATCGAAGCCACCCTGCTGAATCTGATTACGCCGATGTTGCACCAAGGGATGATGATCGTTGGCTTGCCCGCCAATATTCCGGAAAACGCACTGTACGGAAGTTATTATGGTATCGGGGTAACGTCACCCGTCGAAGATACGCATGACGCGCTAAGTCACTCGCTCTTTACGAAAGGGCTCAAGCTAGGAGAAGCCTTGGGAATGCGCGTAGCGAATGCGGCTGCCATCTATGCAGCGGGTAAGAAAGCTCAAGGAGCTATTTAATAAGCAACGCACATATGATCGTGCTGGTCGAACAAAATTAACAAAAGCGCGACCCCTAAGGCATCGCGCTTTTGTTCGTTGTCACCTAGCGATATTGTAAAACCTTAATGCATTTCCTCCGAGACTCTAGTTCTGATAAGTCTTCATCCCTTGCTCGTTCATTGCCAATAAGAAGCATTTCTAACGAACAATTGAATGTTTGATGAATGGATACTATAGTATCTATCGAAGGTTTACATTCCCAGATTCAATATCACTCAAGCTTCGCTATGAAATTCCTATCCTTCGTGAGAATTCATTCTGATTAAGCATGTTCAGCTTTAGTAGACATCTAATGCATACACTTCGATCGCCTCCACCAAACGGAATTAGTTCTAGAAATGAACCTCTCATTTTCGTGCTTAAAAATGGAATCTACAGAATCATTTTCTTAATAAAAACTCCCCAGAAGTCATGATTCACGGGGAGTTTCGCATTCTCTAAGATGTTAT
This window harbors:
- a CDS encoding NAD(P)H-dependent oxidoreductase yields the protein MKIYIVYDSEAGHTEQLARSIFRGAESIEGAEVFINHVKKANVKDLEEMDAIIWGCPGHFGTISSGMKEWIDKLGFLWANGTLVDKIGAVFCTTATIHGGIEATLLNLITPMLHQGMMIVGLPANIPENALYGSYYGIGVTSPVEDTHDALSHSLFTKGLKLGEALGMRVANAAAIYAAGKKAQGAI
- a CDS encoding DHA2 family efflux MFS transporter permease subunit; the protein is MTTMVSNQLRKGPIMASLLIAAFVALLSQTVLNVALPKMMADLNVGESTIQWLSNGYMLVNGVLVPISAYLINRFTTRRLFMVASILFAIGTVICAISNDFSILLTGRLVQACGAGILMPLMTIVTLTIFPVEERGKAMGLMGVAMIFAPAVGPTLSGWVVEHYDWHVLFYIVLPLAIIAVIFGAFSMKDVIKTSRPNLDILSIILSTLGFGGLLYGFSEAGSAGWDATEVIVCLIVGAIALILFVVRSILLKAPLLEMRVFKYSMFALTSLINAIITMAMYSGMILLPIFLQNIRNFTPLDSGLLLLPGAILMGIMSPITGLVFDKIGARWLAVIGLIITTVTTYEFAHLEADTTYAHMMTFYTLRMFGMSMLMMPIQTAGLNQLPGRLNAHGSAMSQTLRNVSGALGTAILVTIMTNKAASHAKELIISGQVDPSDKTKLADISQQATIYGINQSFVVATWLTVAALVLSFFIRKVRPAEEPVQAPVKIPAEQESAIEATPAMAFTEKRDLQDQQNADGEFRSAIRGFLNPQPEKDNEHFNDDEYRMAIRRLKGTTTDDDPQEQMNDKTYRESLKKLTESQEDHDRNNA
- a CDS encoding MarR family winged helix-turn-helix transcriptional regulator: MDVQRIVDIFQSYRKVNQTFFQLLSKAANKHKLTALQFVVLRVLHEHPEICLSELAEKLNLGNSTTSGIVEPMVKTGILKRERTKWDRRAMALTLTSTGQELWRETDETRMKMMLPLLDLSEQDYRELSRLQKEVLRLLSQSREEA
- a CDS encoding ABC transporter permease, translated to MSSQLPTVPTTVKGKPKKTSAFSPMAFFKEIGKHWTFYTMILPGLLFLIIFNYMPMFGVVIAFKDYNPIAGVWGSKWNGLQNFEFFFKSDALWRVTFNTIFYNLLIMVLVTSIAIVFAILLQETGGRYRSGIYKSLMLLPFFLSWIVGDYIAYSLLNPDQGLLNQIREFFGYSAIDWYGEPSHWRIIMPIAYLLKSVGYSSVVYVAAVTGISSDYYEAADIDGASKLQKARFITIPLLMPVVIILSLLSLGKIFNGGLGDWGAFFTLPRESGILFSTTDVIDTYVFRALRGVSDIGMSSAVGLYQAVVGLIMVLATNYLVKKYDPESSLF
- a CDS encoding carbohydrate ABC transporter permease, whose translation is MQSTGFASKLVVNLIFIFYSLCCILPVLLVLSISFTDENSIMADGYHLIPKVFSTYGYEYILSGTSTILNAYKVTIFVTLAGAFSSLLVTSLIAYALSRTEVKYRGQISFLIFFTILFNGGLAPYYILVTRYLHLKDTLLILILTALVSPVNIMIMRNFFKDVPSSIIESARIDGSGEFRTFFRIVLPVSTPVLATIGLFSSVAYWNDWFTCSLFIENTKLYNLQYLLQALMSNLDYLSTNAAASKSLENAMVVLPGESARMATCILAIGPIILLYPLLQKYFVKGLTLGAVKS